The Halotia branconii CENA392 region CTTGCCTTTGGCAATGTTTCGGTTAAAGTTTTGGCAGCGATCGCTTTGGCGCACTCAAGAACGTGCTGGGCAATTGGGCTTATTTGTCTGCATCTGGTTTTTGAGTGTTTTTGGCTTTTTCAGTATTGCTGTTACTAAACTTCCTAGTTATGTTTTGCCTTTAATGCCAGCAGCCGCTATTTTAGTAGCCCTGTTATGGAGCGACTTTTTCTCAAGTAAAAATGAAGCAAGATCATTCCCTTCATTTTCTGTTACCTCCTCTGCTGCTTTTTTTTGGAGTGGTTGGATAAATGTCGTGTTTTTATCCGCACTCGCAGTAGGAATGTTTCACTTATCTCAGTTATTAGGTAGTGATCAAGCTGCGCCTAATTTCCGCCTCCAAATTGAAAACTCTGGTTTACCCGGACTAGGTGGCTGGATTTTGCTTTTGAGTGCCGTTATCATTGCATTTTTAATTATTAGTCGCCGTTGGTACTCTGTGGTTGGTGTGAATTTGCTGGCATTTGTGGCATTTTTGATTATTGTTTTAATGCCAGCTATGTTTTTGATGGATCAAGAGCGTCAGCTACCTTTGAGACAGTTATCTGCGGCTGTAGTACAAGTACAAAAACCAAACGAAGAACTACTTATGGTTGGGTTCAAAAAACCAACTGTAGTTTTTTACTCTCATAAACACGTCAATTTTATCAAGCTGACAAAAGATGCTGTCAAGCATATTCAAAACCAAGTTGCCCAACAAGAACAGCCTAATTCGTTATTAGTACTGGCTGAACAGAGAAACTTTGTCAAAATGGACTTGCAGCCAGATGGTTACGAAAATTTAGCGACTAAAGGTGCTTATCAGTTAAATCGAATCAATTTTAAAAAAATGAAACAAAAAAAATCAAACATTTCTTAAATTGCACAACTACTTGTAAGGTCGTTAACGTCATTAGTCATCAGATATAGCAGCTAAAAGACAAATTAAGACATCAACTAATCATAAAATCTTTGCAACAAGAAACTTTCAAGCTTTTCCCTGTTCCCTGTTCCCTGCTATATACAATAGCTGTATTGAATCATCGATGAGGAGTGCGATCGCTATGACCGCAGCAACCAAGAAACTTACTTTTGCAGAGTATCTTCAGTATGATGATGGCAGCGATACTCAATACGAATTGGTGGATGGAGAATTAATCGCGATGAGTCTTGGCACTGGCAAGCACGGCGGCATCTCCAAGTTTTTAGAACGAACCTTCGATGATGAAAGTGCCAAAATAGGAAGAGATTGGACTGCACAAAAGTTTTCTGTGGGGATTCGTTCACCACGCAAGGGACGCTGGGACACTTCGCGGGTTCCAGACGTAGTAGTTTTACCAACACAACAGTGGGAAGCACTCTCCAACCGGGAAGCAGTCATCGAACTCAATGAACCTCCCCCTATACTAGTAGTGGAAGTCGTCAGCGAATCTACTCAAACCACAGATTACCGCAGCAAGCGTTCTGAGTATGCTGTCCTGGAAATTCCCGAATACTGGATTGTTGATCCTAGCCCTCTTCTGTCACTTTCCGGGTATTCTAAATAAAAGAATTAAAAGAAAAAACTCTCTTCAGGTAAGCAGAGCAATGGATGTAGAATTACAAATCCTGAAACATTTGTCGAGAGATGCCCACCCAACAGTTGCGCTCATAGATGAATATTGTGCAGAGTATAAAGACCTGTTCAAAGAGGTAAGAAATTATGAATGCTTTAAATATTTACATTTGGGGATAATATCAACGATAAAAAGAAAATCGTTACCAGAAATAGCTAAAGTAGTAAGTATAAACTCTGCTCAGTCATTACATCATTTTATAGCCTATTCAGATTGGTCAGTAAAGAAATTAAAGAGCCGAAGATTAAATAAATTAAAGAGAGCGTTAAACGATCAGGCGATAACCGTAGTAATAGATGAAACAGGAGACAGGAAAAAAGGTAAAAAGACAGATTATGTGGCTAGACAATATTTAGGGAGCGTAGGAAAAATAGATAATGGAATAGTGACAGTCAATGCTTATGGAGTTTATGACAATATAACATTTCCCTTAAGTTTCAAAGTATTCAAACCAAAGGGGACTTTAAAAGAAGGAGATAAATATAAAACTAAAATAGAATTAGCGTCAGAAATTATTACAGAATTAATTAGTGAAGGCTTTAATATTGAGTTGGTACTGGCGGATAGTTTATATGGTGAGAGTAGCGAATTCATCAGAAAATTGAATGAATATGAATTAGCTTATGTTGTGGCAATAAGAAATAATCACGGAGTCTGGCTACCAGCCAACCAGAGCGTTAGAGCGAATAAGTGGTGTAAATTTAAAAGAACATTTAGCAATCAAAAATCAGAGACTAGATATATTCGAGAAATAATTTATGGAAAAAAAAGAACCATAACTTATTGGGAAATAACTACTGACCCAGAAACCATGCCGGAAAATTCTACTTCTTTCGTGATGACAAATCTTCAAGGTAACTTGAAGAAGATTTTAGGCGACTTATATGGATTAAGAACCTGGGTTGAATATGGTTTTCGGCAGTGTAAACAGGAACTGGGCTGGACAGATTACAGGTTTACAAATTTCCAACATATTCAGAGATGGTGGGAGATTATTTTTTGTGTCTACACAATGATTAGTTTAAGTTCTCCACCTTTCTTATCCTTAAATCAAGCTCCTCAAATTGAAACAGAGGTACAAAACAGTGTTTGTATTGATTGTGTAGATTTTTCTAATCATAAACAATGGAATCATGATTATGGATGGAAGAATACTTTAAATAATCTTCGCTTAATTGTTCAACCTCTCTTATTATTTTGGTTGATTTATCCCTGGCTAGATGTTTTTCCCAATTCCGATTTATTGCTTGGATTTAATCACCTAATTTGTACAATGAACCAATTTAAACCTTTTTTCTCTTCTGGATAATTTCAGTTATTTACTACTTGCTTATTTCGGAAAGTGACAGAAGAGGGCTAGGGACTTCCAAGAAATAAATTAATCAGCAAAAATCATAAGTTAATCTTTAAGAGATAATGATAATCATTCTGAAAGGGTAAGAGGTGGTTGCCGTCGGCAACCACCTCTTACCCCCTCAAACACAGAAGGAAAAGTCTGCATCTGCACTCTGTAAATAATTTCAGTGCAATATCATAATTAATATTCATGTTTTTAGATTTAAAAACTGAAGAGTGAAAATTAAGTGCTGCCACAACAAATATCAACAAACCATTTGCCTAAATCGGGAAATTTTTCATGTTCCGAGTTAGTGAGTCTTTCTATTTGTTTTTCAACAGCAGACATAGCCTCCTTAGTAAGAGTAACCCCAGTTTCATAAGTTTGAGTCACTAACTTAACCACAGGATTCTTACCTTTCCACGTCATGTTTTGAGCAAATTTTAAAGCGGTTGCAACTTCATCTAAAATACTGCCATTCCAAGAATTTTCTAATATCCCCCATACTCGCTCGATGGGATTATATTTGCTGTGATAGGGTGGATAGTAGGCTAAACGTATATTCAGTTGATATTCATGAACAAACTCAACGATACGTTTCATAAACTGGGTACGTCTAGAATTATTATCTGTCCCATTATCCTGGTTAATAATCAGGGTTTTTATTGAGGAAAATCGCCAACTCTCACTCTTCCAAAAATCTTCTAGAACGTCTACAATAAAATCACTCGTTACATTAGACTCTGTAAAGTATAAAAATAGTTCGTCTAATTCTGGAAGGAAGATGCCGTAAGGAGTTACGGTAGTTTTTGGATGAAAATTATGGTCTTCTGTTTCTGTGACAACTCGGTTTTTACCTCCTCTGTCAAAGTAGCCAATATCTACACGGGCTTTGGCATCCAGACTGAGACGTAAGATACTTGGATCATCCAGGGCGGATTGATTAACTATTGCTAATTGTTCAAAGATTGCGTCTGTTTCTGGAATTTTTTTTGAGGTAAAACTTTTGCTACTCGCTTGAGTCTATAACCTAAATCATTCAATTTAACTCTCATTGTTTCTTCAGTAGGTAACTGTTCATCCGTATAACCAAATTTATCAATTAATAGCTTTCTGACCTGACTAGCAGTTAGGCGTGTATACAGCCTTTGGCTTTTAAAACTTGGATCTGTTTGGCTTTGGAAATCAACTAATTTTTTGATATCTTCTAACAGGTTTGGTAAATGCTCTTCTACTTTCCATCTACCCCTAGCTGAATAATTATCTATACAACTAATCCCACTGGTTAGTTCTTTAATTCCTTTACGAATAGTATTTCTATCCCAGCCCAATTCTTTTTGAGCCAGTAATTGTCCTCCGTAACCTAATTCCATGACAATTTGTGCTTGAAAACGCCGCCTTGCTGCACCTTTGAGTTGGTTTGCTGTTTCCTTGAATACTTTTTTGACTGAATCAGTTAATTCGAGCAACACTCCTGTCCACCCACAAAATTCCCTCCAAATTGAATTTACTACGAATAGGGGGGAAGGAGAAGCAGCCTGCGGCTGCTTCTCCTTCCCCCCTTAGAATGATTATCATTATTATAATTGGTCATTTTATTCCTTGGAAGTCCCCTATTCAAGAGTTAGTAACAATATGTAGCTTAGTAGAAGGATTCTATAATGCTGTCACATTTCGAGGAGAAGAACATATTATATCTTTTACTTTCCCAGAATTGGATTTGAGTGCAGAACGAGTACTAAGTAGGCGAAATTGATGTGCCGTCTCTGCGATTTACTAAACTGAACTTTCCCCCAAGTAAAAAGAGCTAACTGTTATCTAGAGCGACTTTCCGGCGAAAGGGTTTCATTTATTTGAAAGTTTCGCATGTTATCTTGAAAGTGTATACCACTATTATACAATAAGTTCGTATATCTGGTTTACATTTATGGCAGGAAGAAAGAAGTTAAACCGTGAGAGTTTACACGCAAGAGTCGCCCCAAAAACAACAGAAAAACTCAAGCAAGTTGCGCTAAATCTTGGTTATACATACAACAATGAAGGCTCTACCGGACAGCTTTTGGATGCGATCGCGTCTGGCGAAATCATTCTGGTTGTTACCAAAACACCCGCCAAAAGTGGTTGACGCTTATTGCAAAAATGGTTATACTAAAAGAGTGGAAGACCAACAACTTCCACACTGAACCATTGAAAACAAAAGGAGGTCTATGACACAATCCGGCAAAAGCGGGAATGGGAACCAAGAACCAGCCCCAAACCCTGAAGATATCCGGTTTTACGAAGAGGCTTATTTAGTTTCAGATGAAGACCAGACCGAACCCATTGGATGGGTAGAGTCAGATATCAAAGGGAATGAGCGTAGGTTTCTTGAAGAACTTCCCTCTGAAATGAGGTTCGACGACTTTGATTCTAATAGCGAGTCAGAATCAGAGTAGAACCAGTGATTTAGTGTTACGTCCCCAGAAACCTGGGGACTTTCTTCAATTATGTCAGACACCACAGTTTTTCTTCCAGACTATTACCGAATTTTCGAGCGCCGTACTGGAGAATGGTTTCTCAAAACCGTCCGGCTAATCCACAAAGAGCTTCCGTTCAGCGTTGATCTCAGAGACTTTAAACTGCTTTACGGAATTACTGATGAGCAAATCGGTATTGAGTTATTCCGTATCAATGGCGGCAAAAGTGGCTATTATCTGGCCAACCTGCGACATAAGCGATTTTATTATTGCGGAACAGGGACGGAGGGAGTGAAAACGAAATTGCGATCGCTCGGTATTGGGCGCGAAGACCCCATGCAATGATGAACGCTATCTAAAGGGCAGTCGCTCCACTTGGTGAGGCAGCCCGCAGAAAGTTGTTCCAACAAAGAGGAGCTAGCGCGGTCATGAGGGTCTTCCCCAGGAGCGACTAGCGTTGGACTGTCGAACCCGCAGGGGCAAAATTTATTTGAAAGTTTATAGTAACTGGTCAAAACTACTGTTGTCTGGATGAGTTTCAATCCCGCGAACGGGTTTCATTTATTTGAAAGTCAGAGAAGCGATCGCAATTAAGGCCGCGGCCAGTTTCAATCCCGCGAACGGGTTTCATTTATTTGAAAGTTCCCGCAGCTTTTACCTGACGCTCGACATCTGCGATGTTTCAATCCCGCGAACGGGTTTCATTTATTTGAAAGCTAGGGCTGGAATGCAAGTATTTATCGGATGTAACTAGTTTCAATCCCGCGAACGGGTTTCATTTATTTGAAAGCCCATTTATATTACCCATGTAAACTATTCCTATTTGTTTCAATCCCGCGAACGGGTTTCATTTATTTGAAAGCCAGGGATAGAAATAGTTGTGTGATTAATAGACAATCCCGGTTTCAATCCCGCGAACGGGTTTCATTTATTTGAAAGCAGAGTCAGCCGTAATACTTTTGGCCTTAAAAGACGTTTCAATCCCGCGAACGGGTTTCATTTATTTGAAAGACAAAGTTGGCAGCCTTCAAATTCTTTAATCAGGTTGTTTCAATCCCGCGAACGGGTTTCATTTATTTGAAAGCATAATGCTTTTCAACTTTCTAATGATATTGCAGTGTTTCAATCCCGCGAACGGGTTTCATTTATTTGAAAGTTTGCGGGCAGCGCGCATTGTCGTAAGGCGTAATTCCTGTTTCAATCCCGCGAACGGGTTTCATTTATTTGAAAGGTAAAGGAGTTCGTAGCATTTATTAGACATGATTGAAGTTTCAATCCCGCGAACGGGTTTCATTTATTTGAAAGTCAGGTTTGAGATTCGCTATGGAGAAAGAACACATGTTTCAATCCCGCGAACGGGTTTCATTTATTTGAAAGTTGAGTATCTAAATCATCCCAATTTACATCATCATGTTTCAATCCCGCGAACGGGTTTCATTTATTTGAAAGCTTACCGTCAATGGCTTCTAGCAAGTCAATGGTTTGGTTTCAATCCCGCGAACGGGTTTCATTTATTTGAAAGTTACAGTGTCAAAATGGTTTATATAACTATATGTCCTAGTTTCAATCCCGCGAACGGGTTTCATTTATTTGAAAGTCCCAAACTTGTTGGAAATATTCAAACTGTCGTGTGTTTCAATCCCGCGAACGGGTTTCATTTATTTGAAAGCCCGCCAGCCAGAAGCTAATTACAAAGCTAGTCCTATCGGCATTTTTGGCAGGTCTACTTAAAAAGTCCGTTTCCGGCATTTATAAATAGCTCTTTATTAGTACTTTAACCGCTGAAACTATTAATTTGTCAAGGTTCTGTGGATTTGGCGGGAGGTGGGGGGTTTTCGCCCGTGCTTTGCCCTGCCAAAAAATCTTGTTAGCATCATAATACGATTGTCTGTTGTTGTCGAGGTTGTTCGCAACCATTAGACACAAAAAACTAAAGTCATTATTAAAGCTTGAATATCTATGACTGTTTAAACTTTTCCATACTGACCTTTCACAGCTAAAGCTTGATTGATATGACTTAATAAGTCTTCCATTGAAATCGAGCGAGGTAAAATTTGGGTAGCGATCGCACCAACAACAGTTTCTACAGACTCAGAGGCACTCTTTCTTGACTTGTCCGGTAATGAAGTCATCTCAATGCTATTTAATCTTTGATCTATCACCACAATTGGCGGT contains the following coding sequences:
- a CDS encoding IS701 family transposase, translated to MDVELQILKHLSRDAHPTVALIDEYCAEYKDLFKEVRNYECFKYLHLGIISTIKRKSLPEIAKVVSINSAQSLHHFIAYSDWSVKKLKSRRLNKLKRALNDQAITVVIDETGDRKKGKKTDYVARQYLGSVGKIDNGIVTVNAYGVYDNITFPLSFKVFKPKGTLKEGDKYKTKIELASEIITELISEGFNIELVLADSLYGESSEFIRKLNEYELAYVVAIRNNHGVWLPANQSVRANKWCKFKRTFSNQKSETRYIREIIYGKKRTITYWEITTDPETMPENSTSFVMTNLQGNLKKILGDLYGLRTWVEYGFRQCKQELGWTDYRFTNFQHIQRWWEIIFCVYTMISLSSPPFLSLNQAPQIETEVQNSVCIDCVDFSNHKQWNHDYGWKNTLNNLRLIVQPLLLFWLIYPWLDVFPNSDLLLGFNHLICTMNQFKPFFSSG
- a CDS encoding ISAzo13 family transposase (programmed frameshift), yielding MLELTDSVKKVFKETANQLKGAARRRFQAQIVMELGYGGQLLAQKELGWDRNTIRKGIKELTSGISCIDNYSARGRWKVEEHLPNLLEDIKKLVDFQSQTDPSFKSQRLYTRLTASQVRKLLIDKFGYTDEQLPTEETMRVKLNDLGYRLKRVAKVLPQKKFPETDAIFEQLAIVNQSALDDPSILRLSLDAKARVDIGYFDRGGKNRVVTETEDHNFHPKTTVTPYGIFLPELDELFLYFTESNVTSDFIVDVLEDFWKSESWRFSSIKTLIINQDNGTDNNSRRTQFMKRIVEFVHEYQLNIRLAYYPPYHSKYNPIERVWGILENSWNGSILDEVATALKFAQNMTWKGKNPVVKLVTQTYETGVTLTKEAMSAVEKQIERLTNSEHEKFPDLGKWFVDICCGST
- a CDS encoding Uma2 family endonuclease encodes the protein MTAATKKLTFAEYLQYDDGSDTQYELVDGELIAMSLGTGKHGGISKFLERTFDDESAKIGRDWTAQKFSVGIRSPRKGRWDTSRVPDVVVLPTQQWEALSNREAVIELNEPPPILVVEVVSESTQTTDYRSKRSEYAVLEIPEYWIVDPSPLLSLSGYSK